The DNA region CTTGTTGCATGGTGTGGTGTTGCCTCCCTGTCCTATCGCACTCCGAGTTATCGCCCCTTGCTCCCGAATACCAGGCCGGCATCCGGTTGTCCTTCGCCCTGCCCCAACCCAATCATGCCGGGTGCCCGCAGGGAACCGCCGAGCAGAAGATCGCCTAAACGATCGACGTGCGCCTGAACCAGATCGTCCGGTACCCGCTGCCCGATTCCCCAATAGGACAGCGGCAGACCCGTCCGATGGGTCGTTTCGAAAATTCCGCCGTATCCCCTGGTCTCATCCAGCTTCGTAAACAGCAATCGCAAAGCCGGAAGATCGATGCAGTTCGACGCCATGGCGACGAGATCGGGCACCCTGGTCCCGGCCGACATCACCAGATGGATTTCGAGCGGATATCCGAGACCGATCACTCCACGCCACCGTTGGTCCGCCAAGGACTGGTAAGGCACGAACCCGGGGGTATCGATGAGAATGAGTTCCGCCTCTCGATGTTCTTCAATCGCCGCCCGCACCTGCTCCGCCGTCCCCGCCACAGACAATTCAATCCCGAGCACCTCCGCATAGAGGCGCAACTGTTCGACGGCCGCCGGCCGGAAGGTATCCATCGTGATCAGGCCCACGCTGCGCTGTTCCACCAGCCCATAGTGAGTGGCCAATTTTGCGATCGTCGAGGTCTTGCCGACGCCGCTTGGTCCGACGAACAGGGCTACTTTCTGCTCTCCGCCGGCCGAAAGCAGCGGACCCACCGTCGAAATCCGAGACAGCAACACCGTGCGCAGCAGTTGGAGCGACGACGTCCTCCCGGTTTGCCCCGGTTCCACCAACGTGGACTGGAGTTCCCGGAGGCATTGGTCCGCCGTTCCAGCCTCGACGCCATGCGACAAAAGATCCTCATAGACCCGCTCGAACGTGTCGACGCCGCGGCCCAACGGCTTCAGCACGGCACTCCTGGCGGGAACCTCCTGGGTCTTGCGAACCTGACCGCTCGCCGGAGGCGTGGGACGAGGCTGGCGCGGCGCCACACTTTCCGTCATGGCTCCATGCAAGGTCTGCTCGAAATTCGTCTTCTGGGCGGCGGACCCGGCATCGCTTCGAAGTCCGCTGCCGACTTCAGTTGCCTCAGCCTCCGCCATGGACAGGTCGGCCGCCAAAGCCTCCTCATCGCTGGCCGCCACAACCTCCAGCATGGTGCCGCCCAGGAGACCGAAGCCGTTGCCCCATGACCGAACCCGCTTCGTCGACAGAATGACCGCGTCCGGTCCGAGCGTGTCCTTGATCTCGCGGATCGCATCGTGCATCGACCTGACGTGGAAGGTCCTGACGTTCATGCCAAGCTCCTGCTCTCAACCACTTCAAGGTCGAGCCGAACGGTCTCCAGCGCCTGGAGACGAATGACGCTGTCGACCTCGTTCAGACCGAGCACCGGCACCGAATGGAGGATGCGGTCCGTCAGTTTCCGAAGATGCCGCCTGAGCGAGGGTGAACAGAGGATGACCGGTTGATGCCCACGGCCGACCATGCGTTCGGCCGCCTGCTTGAGCGCCGCCACCAGTTTTTGCGATATCTGCGGGTCCGGTGCCCACTGCGTACCCTGCGGGGCCGAATTGGCTTGGTCCGCCAAAGTCCGATCCAGCCGGGGATCGAGCCCGATGATCGGTAGCGTGCCGTCGGGCGCAAGATATTGCCGGGTAATCGTCCGTCCCAGGCTCTGACGTGCCACCTCGGTCAAAATTTCCGGGTCCTTCGTGGTCGTCGCGTGGTCTGCAATCGTTTCCATAATCGAACGCAAATCGCGAATGGGCACACCTTCTCGCAAGAGCTGCGCCAGAATTCGAACCAGTGATCCCAGAGGAATCATTCCCGGAATCACTTCCTCGACCAGCTTCGGATGGATCTTCGCCAGTTGATCCAACAGCGACTGCGCCTCCTGACGACCGAGCAATTCATGCGCATGCCGCTTGATCAGTTCCGAGAGGTGCGTGGCGATAGCGGCGCCAGGATCCACCACCGTGTAACCCGCCATCTGCGCCTGTTCCCGCGCTTGCTCCGGTACCCAGAGCGCCGGCAACCCGAAGGCAGGCTCCTTGGTCGGCAGCCCGTGTACGGCTCCGCGTTGCGCCGTTCCCGGGTCGATCGCCAAGACGTGGGCCGGCATCACTTCCGATTTGGCGATCTCCACACCCTTCAGGAGAACCGCGTACTCGTTCGGCCTGAGTTGAAGGTTGTCCCGAATGTGGATCGGCGGCAAAATAAATCCCATCTGTTCGGCAAATTGTCGTCGCAAGCCCTTAATGCGCTCCAACAATCCGCCTCCGCTTGCAGCCTCCACCAAGCCGATCAATCCATAGCCCACCTGCACTTCCATCAGATCCAGCGGAACGACCTGCGGCGTGGCTTCCTCGGTCTTGGCGGTCGGAGCCGGCTGCGCCGCAGGGGCCTCCTCCGCTTTCTGTCGCTCGTTGAGCAGATACGCGACGTAGGCTGCGGTGCCGCCGAGCATCAAGAACGCGACATGTGGAAGACCCGGTACCAGTCCCAAGGCCAAGAGAATCCCGGCCGCCGTCCCGACGGCTTTGGGCGAAATCAAGACCTGCCTGGTGATTTCGAATCCGAGATCGACTTCGGAGGCCGCGCGAGTGATCACGATACCGGTTGCCGTAGACACGATCAGAGCCGGCACCTGCGCCACCAACCCCTCACCGACCGTCAACAGCGTGTAGGTTTGCGCCGCCGCAGCCAACGTCATTCCTTGCTGGAGCACACCGATGGTCAAGCCACCAAGGATGTTGACGGCGGTAATCACGATGGCCGCCACCGCATCACCGCGCACAAACTTGCTCGCACCGTCCATGGCGCCGTAGAAATCCGCTTCCTCCGCAATCTGCTTCCGCCGGTGCCGCGCCTCCGACTCGTTGATCAAACCGGCATTGAGATCGGCATCGATGCTCATCTGCTTGCCGGGCATGGCGTCCAAGGTGAACCGGGCGGACACTTCGGCCACGCGCCCGGCACCTTTGGTGATCACGACGAAGTTGATGATGACCAGAATCAGAAAGACGATCAGACCGACGGTATAATTCCCGCCGACCACGAAATTTCCGAAAGCTCGAATGACTTCGCCGGCCGCGGCGACACCCTCCGAGCCGTGCAGGAGAATCAGCCGCGTCGATGCGATGTTGAGCGACAACCGCAGCAGGGTTACCATCAGCAGAATGGACGGGAAGACCGAAAACTCGAGCGGCCTCCGCACCTGCATACCCACGAGCAGAATGATGATCGAGAGTGTGATGTTGAAGCTGAGCAGAAGGTCGAGAAAGAACCGCGGCAGGGGCAACAGCATGACCATCAGCATGGCCACGACACCGACTGACATTAGAATGTCCGGGTGCTTGATGATCGACGTACTCGGTATGGACTTGTTCTCTGCAGCCATAGGATTGCCGTTCTACTCCCGTTACGCTTGCGGCAGTTTTCCGCGCACGCGATACACGAACGCCAGGATCTCGGCGACCGCGCGGTAGAGATCTTCCGGCACCTGATGCCCGACCTCCACCAGCTTATAGAGGGTCCTGGCGACCAGCTTGTTTTCCACGATCATCACGCCATGGTGGCGGCCGATCTCCCGGATCTTTTCAGCCACGAACCCGGCGCCCTTCGCCACCACGACCGGCGCTCCCATCGTCTTGGGATCGTATCGAAGCGCCACCGCCAGGTGAGTCGGGTTGGTGACGATCACGTCGGCTTTGGGCACCGCCGCCATCATGCGTTTCCGAGCCAGTTCTTTTTGCATCGAACGCACTTTGGACCGGAGTTGCGGATCACCCTCCGCCGACCGGTGTTCTTCCTTGATCTCTTCTTTTGACATCCGCAGGCTGCGCTCCCATTCGTAGCGCTGGTAGGCGTAGTCCATCGCACCGATGGCCGCTGCAGCCCCACCCATCATCAGGGACGCTTTCATGAGTTCGCTGCCGACGGTGAGCAGGAGCGGCTGCACGCCGTACTGGCTCAAAGCCGGAAGCTGGTCGAGGTCACCCCGGATCGCCAAGTAGCCCATGCCGCCGATGGCGAAAATCTTGATCCATGATTTCATCAGTTCGGTGACGGCGCGGAACGAGAAGAGGCGGGAGAAACCCGAGAGCGGATTGATGCGGGAGAAATCCAGGGACATGGCGTCCTGACGCCACAACAGCCCTGTCTGCATGACGTTGGCGCTGATGCCGATCACCGCGATCCCGCCGATGAGCGGCGCCAGAATCATGAAGACATCCAGGCCGATCTGGCGCAGGATGAGATGCACATGGTCCAAAGTCAATGCGCGCTGAGAGGACTCCTGCATCGCCTTCAGCAACCACCCTTGCAAGGCGCCCTTGAGGTTCTCCACCAGCGCGGGCGCAAACCAGGACAGGGCCCCGAGGCTGCCCAGGAGGCCGACCGCCATCATCGCATCGCGGCTGAACGCGATCTGTCCCTTGCGGCGCGCATCCGCTTTCCGTTTGGGTGTTGCCTGTTCTGTACGATCCGCTGCGTTTTCAGCCATGACCCAAGAGGTTCATCAATCCGAGCATGTGCTCGATCATCGTCGTGAATTCGTGCTCGAACAGGGACACCGTGTAAGGCAACGCCAACCCCATCGCAAACAGGCCTGCCGAGATCGTGATCGGAAAACTCAAGGCAAAGACATTCATCTGCGGCACCGCCCGCCCCAGTATCGACAGGATCGTGTTGACGATCAGCAAGGTGACGAAGACCGGCGCCGCCATTTTGAGGGCGACGCCGAGCATGTTTTGCGCCAACTGGATGATGTCCTGGGCCAGGCTATCGGACAGGTGCGCCGCGAACGGCGGCACCAGTTCGTAGCTCAGTCCGATGGCATGCACGACAAGTACATGGGCGTTGATCGAAAGAAACACCAGGGACCCCAACGTCATTTGAAATTGTGAAATCAAGGGGGTGTTCTGTTGAGTG from Nitrospiraceae bacterium includes:
- the flhA gene encoding flagellar biosynthesis protein FlhA, producing MAAENKSIPSTSIIKHPDILMSVGVVAMLMVMLLPLPRFFLDLLLSFNITLSIIILLVGMQVRRPLEFSVFPSILLMVTLLRLSLNIASTRLILLHGSEGVAAAGEVIRAFGNFVVGGNYTVGLIVFLILVIINFVVITKGAGRVAEVSARFTLDAMPGKQMSIDADLNAGLINESEARHRRKQIAEEADFYGAMDGASKFVRGDAVAAIVITAVNILGGLTIGVLQQGMTLAAAAQTYTLLTVGEGLVAQVPALIVSTATGIVITRAASEVDLGFEITRQVLISPKAVGTAAGILLALGLVPGLPHVAFLMLGGTAAYVAYLLNERQKAEEAPAAQPAPTAKTEEATPQVVPLDLMEVQVGYGLIGLVEAASGGGLLERIKGLRRQFAEQMGFILPPIHIRDNLQLRPNEYAVLLKGVEIAKSEVMPAHVLAIDPGTAQRGAVHGLPTKEPAFGLPALWVPEQAREQAQMAGYTVVDPGAAIATHLSELIKRHAHELLGRQEAQSLLDQLAKIHPKLVEEVIPGMIPLGSLVRILAQLLREGVPIRDLRSIMETIADHATTTKDPEILTEVARQSLGRTITRQYLAPDGTLPIIGLDPRLDRTLADQANSAPQGTQWAPDPQISQKLVAALKQAAERMVGRGHQPVILCSPSLRRHLRKLTDRILHSVPVLGLNEVDSVIRLQALETVRLDLEVVESRSLA
- the flhF gene encoding flagellar biosynthesis protein FlhF — encoded protein: MNVRTFHVRSMHDAIREIKDTLGPDAVILSTKRVRSWGNGFGLLGGTMLEVVAASDEEALAADLSMAEAEATEVGSGLRSDAGSAAQKTNFEQTLHGAMTESVAPRQPRPTPPASGQVRKTQEVPARSAVLKPLGRGVDTFERVYEDLLSHGVEAGTADQCLRELQSTLVEPGQTGRTSSLQLLRTVLLSRISTVGPLLSAGGEQKVALFVGPSGVGKTSTIAKLATHYGLVEQRSVGLITMDTFRPAAVEQLRLYAEVLGIELSVAGTAEQVRAAIEEHREAELILIDTPGFVPYQSLADQRWRGVIGLGYPLEIHLVMSAGTRVPDLVAMASNCIDLPALRLLFTKLDETRGYGGIFETTHRTGLPLSYWGIGQRVPDDLVQAHVDRLGDLLLGGSLRAPGMIGLGQGEGQPDAGLVFGSKGR
- the fliR gene encoding flagellar biosynthetic protein FliR; its protein translation is MNVTQAIHLALPQFQSFSILVVRIAGIISVFPILNTKTIPAPVKAGLVTMLGLVLTPIIQLPKFPEDPMFVIAGVMSEFLVGLTIGLAVRLLFAGFQVAGELVGSEMGFSVIQLLDPTTQQNTPLISQFQMTLGSLVFLSINAHVLVVHAIGLSYELVPPFAAHLSDSLAQDIIQLAQNMLGVALKMAAPVFVTLLIVNTILSILGRAVPQMNVFALSFPITISAGLFAMGLALPYTVSLFEHEFTTMIEHMLGLMNLLGHG
- the flhB gene encoding flagellar biosynthesis protein FlhB, with the translated sequence MAENAADRTEQATPKRKADARRKGQIAFSRDAMMAVGLLGSLGALSWFAPALVENLKGALQGWLLKAMQESSQRALTLDHVHLILRQIGLDVFMILAPLIGGIAVIGISANVMQTGLLWRQDAMSLDFSRINPLSGFSRLFSFRAVTELMKSWIKIFAIGGMGYLAIRGDLDQLPALSQYGVQPLLLTVGSELMKASLMMGGAAAAIGAMDYAYQRYEWERSLRMSKEEIKEEHRSAEGDPQLRSKVRSMQKELARKRMMAAVPKADVIVTNPTHLAVALRYDPKTMGAPVVVAKGAGFVAEKIREIGRHHGVMIVENKLVARTLYKLVEVGHQVPEDLYRAVAEILAFVYRVRGKLPQA